A single Tenacibaculum sp. Bg11-29 DNA region contains:
- a CDS encoding isochorismatase family protein, translated as MKLRNQNTALLLIDLQEGFTKPTNNEPLLIKEVNSSFIGTDLEQQLNNIHKLVIVGLTTNHCISTTTRMAGSLGLDTIIFADATATFDRIEINKKVFPA; from the coding sequence ATGAAACTAAGAAACCAAAATACAGCGCTACTATTAATCGACCTACAAGAAGGTTTTACGAAGCCTACAAATAACGAGCCTCTACTTATAAAAGAAGTAAATAGTAGTTTTATTGGTACCGACTTAGAACAGCAATTAAATAATATTCACAAATTAGTTATTGTTGGTCTTACCACCAATCATTGTATATCTACCACTACAAGAATGGCTGGAAGTTTAGGCCTCGATACTATTATTTTTGCAGATGCCACAGCTACTTTTGATAGAATTGAAATTAATAAAAAAGTATTTCCTGCATAA
- a CDS encoding metal ABC transporter permease: MSSAQIEIQLIASLVAIACAIPGVFLVLRKMALISDAISHSILPGLVIGFFITHDLNSPLLILMGALSGILTVILVEYIQKTKLVKEDTAIGLVFPALFSIGVLLIAKNANDVHLDVDAVLLGELAFAPFDRLLINGIDIGPKSLWIIGTILLITLSLLVAFFKELKVSTFDAGLATALGFSPVVIHYGLMSVASITTVGAFDAVGAILVVALMIAPAATAYLLTNDLNKMLIFSVAFGVFSAISGYWVAHWLDASISGSMISVLGFVFFLVYLFAPNRGLFSVLYRNKQQQKEVQLLTFLLHLNNHQEENERHINHLNEHINWHKVKAKSIVELAEKNNMIIVENEIISLTQKGKTFTEKAIDYIITNDDSEIESMKKDFFLFRG; the protein is encoded by the coding sequence ATGAGTAGTGCTCAAATAGAAATACAATTAATAGCGAGTTTGGTAGCTATAGCTTGTGCAATACCAGGAGTGTTTTTGGTGTTGCGAAAAATGGCGTTAATTAGTGATGCAATTAGTCATTCGATTTTACCAGGTTTGGTAATAGGTTTTTTTATTACGCATGATTTAAATTCACCATTATTAATTTTAATGGGAGCATTATCCGGAATTTTAACCGTTATATTAGTTGAGTATATTCAAAAAACCAAATTAGTAAAAGAAGATACCGCAATTGGTTTAGTATTTCCTGCGTTGTTTAGTATAGGAGTGCTTTTAATAGCTAAAAACGCAAATGATGTTCATTTAGATGTTGATGCTGTTTTGTTAGGTGAGTTAGCATTTGCTCCGTTTGATAGACTGTTGATTAATGGAATAGATATTGGACCAAAATCATTATGGATTATCGGAACAATTTTACTTATTACTTTAAGTCTCTTAGTTGCTTTCTTTAAAGAGTTAAAAGTAAGTACATTCGATGCTGGTTTAGCAACTGCATTAGGCTTTTCTCCAGTAGTAATTCATTACGGATTAATGAGTGTTGCATCAATAACAACAGTAGGAGCGTTTGATGCTGTTGGAGCAATTTTAGTAGTTGCGTTAATGATAGCACCTGCTGCTACGGCTTATTTATTAACTAATGATTTAAATAAAATGCTAATTTTTTCAGTTGCTTTTGGTGTGTTTTCAGCTATTTCAGGCTATTGGGTAGCACATTGGTTAGATGCTTCTATTTCAGGTTCAATGATTTCAGTGCTTGGATTTGTATTCTTTTTAGTGTATTTGTTCGCACCTAATAGAGGTTTATTTTCTGTTCTTTATCGTAATAAGCAACAACAAAAAGAAGTACAATTGCTTACTTTTTTATTACACTTAAATAATCATCAAGAAGAAAACGAAAGACACATTAATCATTTAAACGAACATATTAACTGGCATAAAGTTAAAGCAAAATCTATTGTAGAATTAGCAGAGAAAAATAATATGATTATTGTTGAAAATGAAATCATATCGCTCACTCAAAAAGGAAAAACTTTTACAGAAAAGGCAATAGATTACATTATTACAAATGACGATTCGGAGATAGAATCAATGAAAAAAGACTTCTTTTTGTTTAGAGGTTAG
- a CDS encoding metal ABC transporter permease gives MDLQEYFKLVFSDYTLRTITIGTAILGAICGMLGSFAVLRKQSLLGDAISHASLPGIAIAFLITGTKDTNVLLLGALISGLIGAFWIRGIVKNTHLKTDTALGLILSVFFGFGMLLLTFIQKMPNANQSGLDKFLFGQAATLLIKDVWFMAIVTAICLAVLLLFWKEFKLLLFDADYAKTLGFNIKFIDALITSFIVLAIVLGLQTVGVVLMSAMLLAPAAAARQWTNSLSTMVVLAAVFGSLSGVIGTGISASQSNLSTGPVIVLVAAVFVLFSFIFSPSRGLLFRQIRFLKNRRDLQLHKTLSFMFDLVKTHQDKSHPHAVKILNNFQGYTRGTLKKLEEKEYIKVQGRMWSMTEEGYLFAGNLYNQHIENE, from the coding sequence ATGGATTTACAAGAATACTTTAAACTCGTTTTTTCAGATTATACACTTCGAACGATTACAATCGGAACCGCTATTTTGGGTGCTATTTGTGGTATGTTAGGTAGTTTTGCTGTATTAAGGAAACAAAGTTTATTAGGTGATGCAATTTCACACGCATCGCTACCGGGAATTGCAATCGCATTTTTAATTACAGGAACAAAAGATACCAATGTTTTATTGTTAGGAGCATTGATAAGTGGACTAATCGGAGCTTTTTGGATACGAGGAATTGTAAAAAACACACATTTAAAAACAGATACAGCTTTAGGGCTTATTCTTTCTGTTTTCTTCGGATTCGGAATGTTACTTTTAACGTTTATTCAGAAAATGCCAAATGCAAATCAATCAGGATTAGATAAGTTTTTATTTGGTCAAGCAGCTACATTATTAATTAAAGATGTATGGTTTATGGCTATAGTAACAGCTATTTGTTTAGCCGTATTGTTACTTTTTTGGAAAGAATTTAAACTTTTGTTATTTGATGCAGATTATGCAAAAACGTTAGGGTTTAATATAAAATTTATAGATGCTTTAATTACAAGTTTTATTGTGCTAGCAATTGTATTGGGTTTACAAACAGTGGGCGTTGTTTTAATGAGTGCAATGTTATTGGCACCAGCGGCTGCGGCAAGACAATGGACAAATAGTTTGAGTACTATGGTAGTTTTGGCTGCGGTATTCGGATCACTTTCTGGTGTTATTGGTACGGGTATTAGTGCAAGTCAATCTAATTTATCTACAGGGCCCGTAATTGTTTTAGTAGCAGCTGTGTTTGTGTTGTTCTCATTTATTTTTTCACCTTCAAGAGGATTACTTTTTCGTCAAATACGTTTTTTAAAAAATCGAAGAGACTTACAACTACACAAAACATTGTCTTTTATGTTCGATCTTGTTAAGACACACCAAGATAAATCACATCCGCATGCGGTAAAAATATTGAATAATTTTCAAGGATATACAAGAGGTACCTTAAAAAAATTAGAAGAGAAAGAGTATATAAAAGTACAAGGTAGAATGTGGTCGATGACAGAAGAAGGATATCTGTTTGCAGGTAATTTATACAATCAACATATAGAAAATGAGTAG
- a CDS encoding metal ABC transporter ATP-binding protein encodes METKYAVTIDDLTVAYNYKPVLWDIDLAIPEGVLMAIVGPNGAGKSTLIKSILGIIKPIAGSISIYGKPYDKQRKLVAYVPQKGSVDWDFPTTALDVVMMGTYGSLGWIKRPGSSQRKTALEALEKVGMLAFKSRQISQLSGGQQQRVFLARALAQNASIYFMDEPFQGVDATTEITIINILKELRKAGKTVIVVHHDLQTVPEYFDWVTFLNVKKIATGPVKEIFNDDNLTKTYGINYKVSVQQ; translated from the coding sequence ATGGAAACAAAATACGCAGTAACAATTGATGATTTAACGGTAGCATATAATTACAAACCGGTACTTTGGGATATTGATTTAGCAATTCCAGAAGGAGTTTTAATGGCTATTGTTGGTCCTAATGGAGCAGGGAAATCTACCTTAATAAAATCTATTTTAGGAATCATAAAGCCAATTGCGGGAAGCATTTCGATATATGGAAAACCATATGATAAGCAACGGAAGTTAGTAGCTTATGTTCCTCAGAAAGGAAGTGTAGATTGGGATTTCCCTACTACAGCTTTAGATGTAGTTATGATGGGAACTTACGGAAGTTTGGGTTGGATAAAACGACCAGGAAGCTCGCAGAGAAAAACAGCATTAGAAGCACTTGAAAAAGTTGGAATGTTAGCATTTAAGAGTAGGCAAATTTCTCAACTTTCAGGCGGGCAACAACAACGAGTATTTTTGGCAAGAGCCTTGGCACAAAATGCATCTATCTATTTTATGGATGAACCTTTTCAAGGAGTTGATGCTACTACAGAAATAACAATTATTAATATTTTAAAAGAATTACGCAAAGCAGGTAAAACGGTAATTGTTGTACATCATGATTTACAAACGGTTCCTGAATACTTCGATTGGGTAACTTTTTTAAATGTGAAAAAGATAGCAACAGGACCTGTTAAAGAAATTTTTAACGATGATAATTTAACGAAAACTTACGGAATTAATTATAAAGTAAGCGTACAGCAATAA
- a CDS encoding metal ABC transporter solute-binding protein, Zn/Mn family gives MKKLIVLFVILLVTSCGKKAKKLNGKLNVVTTTTMITDLVKNIGGDKLEVKGLMGAGVDPHLYKASEGDVSKLFNADVVIYNGLHLEGKLENVFEKMEYQNKKTIVASNAIDKNYLISSELFASNYDPHIWFDLNNWTKITSYVAGELAKIDAKNADFYKNNAKTYLDKLSVLNTQVGDKINELSVEKRILVTAHDAFNYFGRQHKFNVVGLQGLSTATEAGVQDVQKLAKFIIENEVKAIFVESSVPKRTIEALQEAVKSKGQEVVIGGTLYSDALGSAGTEEGTYIGMYKANVSTIVNALK, from the coding sequence ATGAAAAAACTAATAGTACTATTTGTAATTTTATTAGTAACAAGCTGTGGTAAAAAAGCAAAAAAGTTAAACGGAAAATTAAATGTAGTTACCACAACTACTATGATTACCGATTTGGTAAAGAATATTGGAGGAGATAAATTAGAGGTAAAAGGTTTAATGGGGGCTGGTGTTGATCCGCATTTATATAAAGCAAGCGAAGGTGATGTTTCAAAATTATTTAATGCAGACGTAGTTATATACAATGGATTACATTTAGAAGGTAAGCTTGAAAATGTATTCGAAAAAATGGAGTATCAAAATAAAAAAACAATTGTAGCCTCTAATGCAATTGATAAAAATTATTTAATAAGCTCAGAATTATTTGCTTCAAATTACGATCCTCATATTTGGTTTGATCTTAATAATTGGACAAAAATAACATCGTATGTTGCTGGTGAACTAGCAAAAATTGATGCTAAAAATGCTGATTTTTACAAAAACAATGCTAAAACATACTTAGATAAGTTAAGTGTATTGAATACACAAGTTGGAGATAAAATAAATGAATTATCAGTAGAAAAAAGAATTTTGGTAACAGCACATGATGCATTTAATTACTTCGGAAGACAACATAAATTTAACGTAGTTGGTTTACAGGGATTATCTACAGCAACTGAAGCGGGTGTTCAAGATGTTCAAAAATTAGCGAAGTTTATTATTGAAAATGAAGTGAAAGCAATTTTTGTAGAAAGTTCAGTTCCAAAACGAACTATTGAAGCTTTACAGGAAGCAGTAAAGTCGAAAGGACAAGAAGTTGTAATTGGCGGAACATTATATTCTGATGCATTAGGAAGTGCAGGAACCGAAGAAGGAACTTATATAGGAATGTATAAAGCAAATGTTAGTACAATTGTTAACGCATTAAAATAA
- a CDS encoding metal-dependent transcriptional regulator produces the protein MFSQSEENYIKAIYHLDAVSEKGISTNAIAKKIVTKASSVTDMIKKLSDKKVVIYKKYQGVTLTEFGRKTAANIIRKHRLWEVFLVENLNFSWDEVHEVAEQLEHIKSPKLIDELDAFLGYPKRDPHGDPIPDKDGNLQQIEKSLLSTLSKGEQGVCVGVDDSSSEFLRFLDKQGVKLGQNIEVIDIESFDGSFQVNINEKEITISNKVANNIYIQKN, from the coding sequence GTGTTTAGTCAGTCAGAAGAAAATTACATAAAAGCTATTTATCATTTAGATGCTGTTTCTGAAAAAGGAATCAGTACAAACGCTATTGCAAAAAAAATAGTAACAAAGGCATCATCTGTTACAGATATGATTAAAAAACTGTCTGATAAAAAAGTAGTAATTTATAAAAAATACCAAGGAGTTACTTTAACAGAGTTTGGTAGAAAAACAGCAGCTAACATTATTCGTAAACATCGTTTATGGGAAGTTTTTTTAGTAGAGAACTTAAATTTTTCTTGGGATGAAGTTCATGAAGTTGCTGAGCAATTAGAACATATTAAATCTCCAAAACTAATAGATGAGTTAGATGCTTTTTTAGGGTACCCTAAAAGAGATCCACATGGAGATCCTATTCCTGATAAGGATGGGAATTTACAACAAATAGAAAAAAGTTTATTATCTACCTTAAGTAAAGGTGAACAAGGTGTTTGTGTTGGTGTAGATGATAGTTCTTCAGAATTTTTGCGCTTTTTAGATAAGCAAGGTGTTAAATTGGGACAAAATATTGAAGTGATAGATATAGAATCTTTTGATGGATCTTTTCAAGTAAATATTAATGAGAAAGAGATTACAATATCTAACAAAGTAGCAAATAATATATACATACAAAAAAATTAA